A part of Mycolicibacterium sp. TUM20985 genomic DNA contains:
- a CDS encoding sigma-54-dependent Fis family transcriptional regulator, with amino-acid sequence MRPEIAMSWRRSTMCGVQPDVQIPLDSGSEHDTRLLRSAMPVLEELADQIAGTGLCVLLADRDCRIVRRVFDGTRVERGLETLGILSGALCAEEMAGTNAIGTPFELRQGVVVNGSEHYLEQLRGLSCYGHPIIHPATRRIEGILDMTIEASEVNPLFVPFVTRAARDIERRLLDGSRVSQQQLVQAFQSVRPQPHLAVAAIGVDMLLTNEVAMNTLDATDHVLLHEIAAELRPGEIREVQLELNSGDTVAVQVNAVPGTDGGAVFLMRSARASSTRIRRGVNAAPGSAHRLKMDLARMRTIPGALAVCGEPGSGRTTAARLLVEPDDAHWLDGVRAVVDGQPRWLRELIAAANGDASAVVVENVQLLPDAILTVLGGLIDSETQPRIVLTGGPMAQLPPQVAALITRCSGRVELPPLRQRRLDMPEISRALLAELGGHWRLTPRAFTALSAADWPGNFSELRLVLRSAAETAQTPDIIDVSDLPPGYQSVTRVAHLAGRERAEREAIIGALSRAGGNKVHASTELGISRSTLYARMKALDIGT; translated from the coding sequence ATGCGCCCGGAGATTGCGATGTCCTGGCGCAGGTCCACCATGTGCGGCGTTCAGCCTGACGTGCAGATCCCGTTGGATTCGGGCAGTGAGCACGACACGCGCCTGCTGCGTTCGGCGATGCCCGTCCTCGAGGAGCTGGCAGATCAGATCGCCGGGACAGGACTTTGCGTCCTTCTCGCCGACCGTGACTGTCGCATCGTGAGGCGGGTCTTCGACGGCACTCGCGTCGAACGTGGGTTGGAAACCCTCGGCATTCTCAGTGGCGCGCTATGCGCCGAGGAGATGGCGGGGACCAACGCGATCGGCACACCGTTCGAACTGCGTCAGGGCGTCGTCGTCAACGGCAGCGAACACTATCTCGAGCAACTGCGTGGCTTGAGCTGCTATGGGCATCCGATCATCCATCCGGCCACCCGGCGGATCGAGGGAATCCTCGACATGACGATCGAGGCCTCTGAGGTCAACCCGTTGTTCGTACCCTTCGTCACCCGCGCCGCTCGGGATATCGAGCGTCGTCTGCTCGACGGTTCGAGGGTTTCCCAGCAACAGCTCGTCCAGGCGTTTCAAAGTGTGCGCCCGCAGCCTCACCTTGCCGTGGCGGCGATCGGTGTGGACATGCTTCTGACCAACGAGGTCGCGATGAACACGTTGGACGCCACGGACCACGTCCTGCTTCACGAGATCGCAGCCGAATTGCGCCCTGGTGAAATTCGGGAAGTGCAGCTGGAATTGAACAGCGGCGACACCGTCGCCGTACAGGTCAATGCCGTCCCTGGGACCGACGGCGGCGCGGTCTTCCTGATGCGTTCAGCGCGCGCCTCCTCCACCCGGATCCGCCGCGGCGTGAACGCCGCGCCGGGTTCGGCCCACCGGCTCAAGATGGATCTGGCAAGGATGCGCACCATCCCGGGAGCTCTCGCGGTCTGCGGCGAACCGGGTAGTGGCCGCACGACGGCGGCGCGATTGCTCGTCGAACCGGACGACGCCCACTGGCTCGACGGTGTTCGCGCGGTCGTCGACGGACAGCCCCGGTGGCTGCGGGAGCTGATCGCAGCCGCCAACGGCGACGCCTCCGCGGTCGTGGTGGAAAACGTCCAGTTGCTCCCCGACGCGATACTGACGGTGCTCGGAGGTCTCATCGACTCCGAGACTCAACCTCGGATCGTGCTCACCGGGGGACCGATGGCGCAATTGCCCCCGCAGGTGGCGGCCCTGATCACGCGGTGCTCCGGCCGTGTCGAGCTGCCACCGCTTCGGCAGCGGCGGCTGGACATGCCCGAGATCAGCCGCGCCCTACTCGCTGAACTCGGGGGGCATTGGCGACTGACGCCGCGCGCTTTCACGGCATTGTCGGCGGCGGATTGGCCCGGCAATTTCAGCGAACTCAGGCTGGTCCTGCGCAGCGCCGCCGAGACGGCGCAGACGCCCGACATCATCGATGTCTCCGACCTTCCGCCCGGGTATCAGAGCGTCACCCGGGTCGCCCATCTGGCCGGCCGAGAGCGGGCCGAACGGGAGGCCATCATCGGCGCGCTGTCTAGGGCCGGTGGTAACAAGGTCCATGCCTCAACGGAACTAGGCATCAGCCGCAGCACTCTTTACGCTCGCATGAAGGCGCTGGATATCGGCACCTAG
- the adh gene encoding aldehyde dehydrogenase: MTYVRPGTEGSIVEFAPRYDNFIGGEWVAPVEGRYFDNSSPIDGKVFTEVARSSGADIELALDAADAAMDKWSATSPAERAAILNKIADRMEANLEQLAVAETWDKGKPVRESLAADIPLATDHFRYFAAAIRAQEGRLSQINSDTVAYHFAEPLGIVGQIVPWNFPILMACWKIAPALAAGNCVVLKPAEQTPVSVLKLIELIADLLPPGVLNVVNGFGLEAGKPLASSPRVSKVAFTGETSTGRLIMQYASQNIVPVTLELGGKSPNIFLADVAAADDAFLDKAVEGFVMFALNQGEVCTCPSRALIHASIYDEFIERCITRTKAIKSGDPLDPATMIGAQASREQYEKILSYIDIGRQEGAEVLTGGAVRTVAEYPDGYYIEPTIFKGTNDMRIFQEEIFGPVVCATTFDSTDEALKLANDTIYGLGAGVWSRDGNTAYRLGRGIKAGRVWTNCYHEYPAHAAFGGYKQSGIGRESHQMMLDHYQNTKSMLVSYSTNAQGFF, translated from the coding sequence ATGACCTATGTACGGCCTGGAACAGAAGGCAGCATCGTCGAATTCGCCCCCAGATACGACAACTTCATCGGTGGCGAATGGGTGGCACCGGTCGAGGGCCGGTACTTCGACAACTCCTCTCCGATCGACGGGAAGGTCTTCACAGAGGTGGCGCGCTCGTCGGGCGCCGACATCGAACTGGCTCTCGACGCCGCCGATGCCGCCATGGACAAGTGGAGCGCGACGTCGCCAGCGGAACGCGCCGCGATCCTGAACAAGATCGCCGACCGCATGGAGGCCAATCTGGAGCAACTCGCGGTTGCAGAGACCTGGGACAAGGGCAAACCGGTGCGCGAGAGTCTCGCCGCCGACATTCCCTTGGCTACGGACCATTTCCGGTACTTCGCCGCAGCCATCAGGGCCCAGGAAGGGCGACTGTCCCAGATCAACAGCGACACCGTCGCGTATCACTTCGCCGAGCCACTCGGCATCGTCGGGCAAATCGTCCCGTGGAACTTCCCGATCCTGATGGCGTGCTGGAAGATTGCTCCCGCTCTGGCGGCGGGCAACTGCGTGGTCCTCAAACCCGCTGAGCAGACACCGGTTTCGGTGCTGAAGTTGATCGAACTGATCGCCGACCTGCTTCCACCCGGGGTTCTCAATGTGGTCAACGGATTCGGCCTCGAGGCTGGCAAGCCGCTGGCGAGCAGCCCCCGGGTTTCCAAGGTCGCGTTCACGGGCGAGACGAGCACCGGTCGGCTCATCATGCAGTACGCCAGCCAGAACATCGTCCCGGTGACTCTGGAATTGGGCGGCAAGAGCCCGAACATCTTCCTTGCCGATGTCGCCGCCGCCGATGACGCGTTCCTGGACAAAGCCGTCGAAGGCTTCGTGATGTTCGCGCTCAATCAGGGCGAAGTGTGCACCTGCCCGTCGCGGGCCTTGATCCATGCATCGATCTACGACGAGTTCATCGAACGGTGCATCACCCGTACCAAGGCCATCAAGAGCGGTGACCCCCTCGATCCCGCCACCATGATTGGCGCGCAGGCCAGTCGTGAACAGTACGAAAAGATTTTGTCCTACATAGACATTGGCCGCCAGGAAGGCGCCGAAGTGCTCACGGGCGGGGCAGTGCGAACCGTGGCCGAGTACCCGGACGGGTACTACATCGAGCCCACGATCTTCAAGGGCACCAACGACATGCGCATCTTCCAGGAGGAGATCTTCGGCCCGGTGGTGTGTGCGACGACGTTCGACTCGACGGACGAAGCACTGAAGTTGGCCAACGACACCATCTATGGGCTTGGCGCCGGAGTGTGGAGCCGCGACGGCAACACCGCTTACCGACTGGGCCGAGGCATCAAGGCCGGCCGAGTCTGGACCAACTGCTATCACGAGTATCCGGCGCACGCGGCCTTCGGAGGGTACAAGCAGTCCGGAATCGGCCGCGAGAGCCACCAGATGATGCTCGACCATTACCAGAACACCAAGAGCATGCTGGTCAGCTACTCAACCAACGCCCAGGGGTTCTTCTGA